One Hordeum vulgare subsp. vulgare chromosome 4H, MorexV3_pseudomolecules_assembly, whole genome shotgun sequence DNA window includes the following coding sequences:
- the LOC123448734 gene encoding probable galacturonosyltransferase 7 isoform X1 — MKATAPPAKRRRGPRLAVLALVFCSLLVPIAFLFNRFPAVYVTDERPQQEVNLLPSFDRLGVERDSVHEVTRQGGRDVVNPKTQDVHGENSKGNIALHRQIDAEPSEVITEPIGKVLPPPKIEQVKPVPVPVPVPPRKDFDRRRPRVPSADELEKAKACQLEFGSYCLWSIEHKEVMKDAIVKKLKDQLFVARSYYPSIAKLKGKEALTRVLKQNIQEHERVLSESIVDADLPSFIKKKIEKMDLAIARAKSCTVDCNNVDKKLRQILHMTDDEAHFHMKQSAYLYNLGVHTMPKSHHCLNMRLTVEYFKSTTLDSDDSPVHKFKIPDHRHYVILSKNVLAASVVINSSVSSSEETRNVVFHVLTDAQNFYAMKHWFSRNAYRESAVNVINYEHIILENLPEFSMQQLYMPEEFRVFISSFERPTEKSRMEYLSVFSHSHFFIPEIFKDLKKVIVLDDDVIIQRDLSFLWNLDMGDKVNAAVKFCGLRLGQLRNLLGQAMYDPHSCAWMSGLNVINLEKWREYNVTENYLQLLEKFRNNDDEASLRAAALPISLLSFQNLVYPLDERLTLSGLGYHYGIEEEVIRTSASLHYNGNMKPWLELGIPNYRKYWKRFLARDERFMDECNVSP; from the exons GAGGTTAATTTGCTGCCTTCATTCGATCGCTTAGGAGTGGAAAGAGACAGTGTACATGAAGTGACGCGGCAGGGTGGTAGAGATGTGGTGAACCCAAAGACACAG GATGTGCACGGAGAGAATTCCAAGGGCAATATAGCATTGCATCGCCAAATTGACGCTGAACCTTCCGAAGTTATCACTGAACCAATAGGTAAAG TTCTCCCCCCACCAAAAATTGAACAAGTGAAGCCAGTgccagtgccagttccagttccaCCCAGAAAA GATTTCGACAGGAGACGTCCCAGAGTCCCAAGTGCTGATGAATTGGAGAAGGCTAAGGCTTGTCAACTTGAATTCGGGAGTTACTGTCTCTGGTCCATTGAACACAAAGAAGTTATGAAAGATGCCATTGTAAAAAAGCTAAAAGATCAGCTCTTTGTAGCTCGATCTTACTACCCGAGCATTGCCAAACTTAAAGGAAAGGAGGCACTGACTCGTGTTTTGAAGCAGAATATCCAAGAACATGAGAGGGTTCTAAGTGAATCCATTGTTGATGCTGATCTACCATCCTT cataaaaaagaagatAGAGAAGATGGACCTAGCAATAGCAAGAGCCAAATCATGCACTGTGGATTGTAACAACGTTGACAAAAAGCTTCGCCAGATACTTCATATGACGGACGATGAAGCTCATTTTCATATGAAGCAGAGTGCATACTTGTACAACCTTGGTGTTCACACGATGCCCAAAAGTCATCATTGTCTTAATATGAGGTTGACAGTAGAATATTTTAAATCAACTACATTGGATTCAGATGACTCTCCTGTCCATAAGTTTAAAATTCCAGATCATAGGCACTACGTTATATTATCTAAAAACGTGCTTGCCGCTTCCGTTGTCATCAACTCATCTGTTAGTAGTTCTGAG GAGACCAGGAATGTAGTCTTTCATGTACTAACCGATGCTCAAAATTTCTATGCAATGAAGCATTGGTTTTCAAGAAATGCCTACAGAGAATCAGCTGTCAATGTCATTAACTACGAGCATATTATTTTGGAGAATTTGCCAGAGTTCAGCATGCAGCAGTTGTATATGCCTGAGGAATTCCGTGTTTTCATCAGTAGTTTTGAGCGACCTACCGAGAAATCTAGAATGGAGTATTTATCAGTGTTTAGTCACTCACATTTCTTTATTCCGGAAATATTTAAAGATTTAAAGAAGGTGATTGTGTTGGATGATGATGTCATTATTCAACGTGATCTCTCTTTCTTGTGGAATCTTGATATGGGAGATAAGGTGAATGCCGCTGTCAAGTTTTGTGGCCTGAGACTGGGCCAACTAAGAAATCTTCTGGGCCAGGCAATGTACGATCCCCATTCATGTGCATGGATGTCTGGGTTGAATGTCATTAATTTGGAAAAATGGAGAGAGTATAATGTTACAGAGAATTACCTGCAACTTCTGGAAAAG TTCCGTAACAATGATGATGAGGCCTCACTGCGAGCTGCAGCTTTACCTATAAGCTTGCTTTCCTTCCAGAATCTTGTATATCCCCTTGATGAGAGGTTGACTTTATCTGGGCTTGGCTATCACTATGGAATTGAAGAAGAAGTTATCCGAACTTCAGCATCGTTGCACTACAATGGTAATATGAAACCTTGGCTTGAATTGGGTATACCAAATTACAGGAAGTACTGGAAGAGGTTTCTGGCACGAGATGAGCGATTCATGGACGAGTGCAATGTAAGTCCATAG
- the LOC123448734 gene encoding probable galacturonosyltransferase 7 isoform X2, whose translation MKATAPPAKRRRGPRLAVLALVFCSLLVPIAFLFNRFPAVYVTDERPQQEVNLLPSFDRLGVERDSVHEVTRQGGRDVVNPKTQDVHGENSKGNIALHRQIDAEPSEVITEPIVLPPPKIEQVKPVPVPVPVPPRKDFDRRRPRVPSADELEKAKACQLEFGSYCLWSIEHKEVMKDAIVKKLKDQLFVARSYYPSIAKLKGKEALTRVLKQNIQEHERVLSESIVDADLPSFIKKKIEKMDLAIARAKSCTVDCNNVDKKLRQILHMTDDEAHFHMKQSAYLYNLGVHTMPKSHHCLNMRLTVEYFKSTTLDSDDSPVHKFKIPDHRHYVILSKNVLAASVVINSSVSSSEETRNVVFHVLTDAQNFYAMKHWFSRNAYRESAVNVINYEHIILENLPEFSMQQLYMPEEFRVFISSFERPTEKSRMEYLSVFSHSHFFIPEIFKDLKKVIVLDDDVIIQRDLSFLWNLDMGDKVNAAVKFCGLRLGQLRNLLGQAMYDPHSCAWMSGLNVINLEKWREYNVTENYLQLLEKFRNNDDEASLRAAALPISLLSFQNLVYPLDERLTLSGLGYHYGIEEEVIRTSASLHYNGNMKPWLELGIPNYRKYWKRFLARDERFMDECNVSP comes from the exons GAGGTTAATTTGCTGCCTTCATTCGATCGCTTAGGAGTGGAAAGAGACAGTGTACATGAAGTGACGCGGCAGGGTGGTAGAGATGTGGTGAACCCAAAGACACAG GATGTGCACGGAGAGAATTCCAAGGGCAATATAGCATTGCATCGCCAAATTGACGCTGAACCTTCCGAAGTTATCACTGAACCAATAG TTCTCCCCCCACCAAAAATTGAACAAGTGAAGCCAGTgccagtgccagttccagttccaCCCAGAAAA GATTTCGACAGGAGACGTCCCAGAGTCCCAAGTGCTGATGAATTGGAGAAGGCTAAGGCTTGTCAACTTGAATTCGGGAGTTACTGTCTCTGGTCCATTGAACACAAAGAAGTTATGAAAGATGCCATTGTAAAAAAGCTAAAAGATCAGCTCTTTGTAGCTCGATCTTACTACCCGAGCATTGCCAAACTTAAAGGAAAGGAGGCACTGACTCGTGTTTTGAAGCAGAATATCCAAGAACATGAGAGGGTTCTAAGTGAATCCATTGTTGATGCTGATCTACCATCCTT cataaaaaagaagatAGAGAAGATGGACCTAGCAATAGCAAGAGCCAAATCATGCACTGTGGATTGTAACAACGTTGACAAAAAGCTTCGCCAGATACTTCATATGACGGACGATGAAGCTCATTTTCATATGAAGCAGAGTGCATACTTGTACAACCTTGGTGTTCACACGATGCCCAAAAGTCATCATTGTCTTAATATGAGGTTGACAGTAGAATATTTTAAATCAACTACATTGGATTCAGATGACTCTCCTGTCCATAAGTTTAAAATTCCAGATCATAGGCACTACGTTATATTATCTAAAAACGTGCTTGCCGCTTCCGTTGTCATCAACTCATCTGTTAGTAGTTCTGAG GAGACCAGGAATGTAGTCTTTCATGTACTAACCGATGCTCAAAATTTCTATGCAATGAAGCATTGGTTTTCAAGAAATGCCTACAGAGAATCAGCTGTCAATGTCATTAACTACGAGCATATTATTTTGGAGAATTTGCCAGAGTTCAGCATGCAGCAGTTGTATATGCCTGAGGAATTCCGTGTTTTCATCAGTAGTTTTGAGCGACCTACCGAGAAATCTAGAATGGAGTATTTATCAGTGTTTAGTCACTCACATTTCTTTATTCCGGAAATATTTAAAGATTTAAAGAAGGTGATTGTGTTGGATGATGATGTCATTATTCAACGTGATCTCTCTTTCTTGTGGAATCTTGATATGGGAGATAAGGTGAATGCCGCTGTCAAGTTTTGTGGCCTGAGACTGGGCCAACTAAGAAATCTTCTGGGCCAGGCAATGTACGATCCCCATTCATGTGCATGGATGTCTGGGTTGAATGTCATTAATTTGGAAAAATGGAGAGAGTATAATGTTACAGAGAATTACCTGCAACTTCTGGAAAAG TTCCGTAACAATGATGATGAGGCCTCACTGCGAGCTGCAGCTTTACCTATAAGCTTGCTTTCCTTCCAGAATCTTGTATATCCCCTTGATGAGAGGTTGACTTTATCTGGGCTTGGCTATCACTATGGAATTGAAGAAGAAGTTATCCGAACTTCAGCATCGTTGCACTACAATGGTAATATGAAACCTTGGCTTGAATTGGGTATACCAAATTACAGGAAGTACTGGAAGAGGTTTCTGGCACGAGATGAGCGATTCATGGACGAGTGCAATGTAAGTCCATAG